The following proteins are encoded in a genomic region of Phycisphaera sp.:
- a CDS encoding ferric reductase-like transmembrane domain-containing protein: MSARYRAVSWMPHKVRYDLVLGSLCVLFVAVFVGVSFVVNQPPNDISPPILILRALGTLAIVLLHVVLAIGPIARLWPRTTFLLANRRHLGVTLFLVAGLHALIVYGFYGGFGVQNPILAVLVRPDGGVGFEFLGFLALLILLMMAATSHDFWLAFLGHRVWKAMHMTVYVAYVLVIAHVVMGVLKDEKSLLYPALLAFGAVTLGALHLTAGIRERRRDATTPTTADDGWVDIGDASDIPDKRARVVCLGNGERVAIFRDGAALSALSNVCAHQGGPLGEGEIMDGCATCPWHGYQYETHNGQSPPPFTEKIPTYELRVRGGRVEVNPSANAPGTPTTPVTIPEGTNT, translated from the coding sequence ATGAGTGCCCGCTACCGCGCCGTGAGCTGGATGCCCCACAAGGTCAGGTACGACCTCGTGCTCGGCTCGCTGTGCGTGCTGTTCGTCGCGGTGTTCGTGGGTGTGAGTTTCGTCGTCAACCAACCGCCCAACGACATCTCCCCACCCATCCTCATCCTGCGCGCCCTGGGCACGCTGGCCATCGTGCTGCTGCACGTCGTCCTGGCCATCGGCCCCATCGCCCGGCTCTGGCCTCGCACGACCTTCCTGCTGGCCAACCGCCGGCACTTGGGCGTCACGTTGTTCCTTGTCGCTGGCTTGCACGCCCTCATCGTCTACGGCTTCTACGGCGGTTTCGGCGTGCAGAATCCCATCCTCGCCGTGCTCGTCCGCCCCGATGGCGGCGTTGGCTTCGAGTTTCTGGGCTTCCTCGCGCTGCTCATCCTGCTGATGATGGCCGCCACCAGCCACGACTTCTGGCTCGCCTTCCTGGGCCACCGCGTGTGGAAGGCGATGCACATGACCGTGTACGTCGCCTACGTGCTGGTCATCGCGCACGTGGTGATGGGCGTGCTCAAGGACGAGAAGTCGCTCCTGTATCCTGCACTCCTCGCATTCGGCGCTGTCACGCTCGGCGCGCTGCACCTGACCGCTGGCATCCGCGAGCGGCGCCGCGACGCGACCACCCCCACCACCGCCGACGACGGCTGGGTCGACATTGGCGATGCATCAGACATCCCCGACAAGCGAGCCCGCGTGGTGTGCCTCGGCAACGGCGAGCGCGTCGCTATATTCCGTGACGGCGCGGCACTCTCGGCCCTCAGCAACGTCTGCGCCCACCAGGGCGGCCCGCTCGGCGAGGGCGAGATCATGGACGGCTGCGCGACTTGTCCCTGGCACGGCTACCAGTACGAAACCCACAACGGCCAGAGCCCCCCACCCTTCACCGAAAAGATCCCCACCTACGAACTCCGCGTCCGCGGCGGGCGTGTCGAGGTCAACCCCAGCGCCAACGCGCCCGGCACACCGACAACGCCCGTGACGATCCCCGAGGGCACCAACACATGA